A window of Macrotis lagotis isolate mMagLag1 chromosome X, bilby.v1.9.chrom.fasta, whole genome shotgun sequence contains these coding sequences:
- the ADAMTSL5 gene encoding ADAMTS-like protein 5 isoform X1 — protein sequence MPPPAGTQEARVEPPAGKLWPRPRPVLLLIWIYLCCGLEGRAQGRSGSSEWTSWGPWSSCSSTCGQGASVRSRRCVRISREHACGGESHQYRLCRLPECPSGAMPFRELQCALYNSRPVLSDQATYQWVPFYGAPNLCDLNCLAEGHTFYYTFGRVLDGTPCSLDSEGLCINGRCLTAGCDGVLGSGIHEDNCGQCGGRNNSCLFIQRVFSETAPPSGQSYGYWNVTLIPTGARHIRVTDRSRNYLALLGSDGRYVFNGDWAIDWPGTFQVSGTQVHYSRTNDRDESLWATGPIGEDLYLQVLFQEPNPGIDFEFWLPRDAYYALQSYRSPLRQPQTREVEVGPQEPASTWTGPAPSSPGFSPPREQPIETETCQSCPGAKGRSQRLLHYCRSDFVFRARVLARLRLGEETRYDIQVQHSYKNWTPLERREFLWAPGACPCPLLVPRGEYLVAAQRHINYEGTLDRLLLPHAGYARPWTPREDTRIREVARHCPPAPRPG from the exons GGAAGATCCGGGTCCAGTGAGTGGACGTCCTGGGGACCCTGGAGCAGCTGCTCCAGTACTTGTGGTCAGGGGGCTTCTGTTCGCAGCAGGAGATGTGTGCG GATTTCCCGGGAACATGCCTGCGGGGGAGAGTCTCACCAGTACCGTCTATGCAGGCTCCCT GAATGCCCCTCTGGTGCCATGCCCTTCAGGGAGCTGCAGTGTGCCCTCTACAACAGCAGGCCTGTTCTGAGTGACCAAGCCACTTATCAGTGGGTACCCTTCTATGGAG CTCCCAACCTGTGTGACCTGAACTGCTTGGCGGAGGGCCACACCTTCTACTACACCTTTGGACGGGTGCTGGATGGGACCCCCTGCAGCCTGGACTCTGAGGGGCTTTGTATCAATGGCCGATGCCTT ACCGCAGGCTGTGATGGTGTCCTGGGCTCTGGGATCCATGAGGACAACTGTGGGCAATGTGGTGGCAGAAACAACTCCTGTCTCTTCATCCAGCGTGTCTTCAGTGAGACTGCTCCGCCCTCTG GCCAATCTTATGGCTACTGGAATGTGACCCTTATTCCCACTGGTGCCCGGCACATCAGAGTCACTGACCGGAGCCGCAATTATCTGG CACTATTAGGCAGTGATGGGCGCTATGTCTTCAATGGAGACTGGGCCATTGACTGGCCAGGGACCTTCCAGGTGTCTGGGACTCAGGTTCACTATAGCCGCACCAATGACCGGGATGAGAGTCTGTGGGCAACTGGGCCCATAGGTGAAGACCTCTACTTGCAG GTTCTCTTCCAAGAGCCCAACCCAGGCATTGACTTTGAGTTCTGGCTGCCAAGGGATGCCTATTATGCCCTGCAGAGCTACAGGAGTCCTCTAAGGCAGCCACAGACTCGGGAGGTGGAGGTGGGGCCCCAAGAGCCTGCCTCAACTTGGACCGGGCCAGCCCCCTCCTCTCCAGGATTCTCCCCACCTCGGGAGCAGCCCATTGAAACAG AGACCTGCCAGTCATGTCCAGGTGCCAAGGGACGGAGCCAGCGTCTGCTTCATTACTGCAGGAGTGACTTTG TATTCCGGGCCCGGGTCCTGGCACGGCTCCGTTTGGGTGAGGAGACCCGGTATGATATTCAGGTGCAACACTCTTACAAGAACTGGACCCCACTAGAGCGAAGGGAGTTTCTCTGGGCCCCAGGGGCCTGCCCCTGCCCCCTGCTGGTGCCTCGAGGAGAATACTTGGTGGCTGCCCAGAGACACATCAACTATGAGGGTACCCTGGACCGACTGCTGCTGCCCCATGCTGGTTACGCCAGGCCCTGGACTCCCAGAGAAGATACCCGCATCCGGGAGGTAGCCAGGCATTGTCCCCCGGCTCCACGACCAGGCTGA